From Vanrija pseudolonga chromosome 1, complete sequence, a single genomic window includes:
- the SPCC1672.03c gene encoding putative guanine deaminase, giving the protein MTQNGLLDASSSSRGTSTATAYHGPVVHSLSLTQLEVLPSALLVVSDGRVVSLDKDVARADVSHLLASRGVSADIVHVDEGFLCPGLIDTHTHAPQYPNNGLGGSLELLPWLQTLTFPLETRFSDLTLARRIFSQVIDRTLAAGTTTSCYYSTLHVDASVLLAQLCAEAGQRAFVGRCSMNRFCSDDYVEASTASSMASTKAFLAQVSSLPSIVKPILTPRFAISCTPDLLSALGELAAQTGLPIQTHIAENTSECAEIRRLFPASATYAGVYAAHGLLTPRTILAHAVHLDDAERDVIASHGAGISHCPASNTNLNSGAARVLDMLAHGIKVGLGSDCSGGCSLGILPQIRDARTVSRSLAFEGLAERGLSIAELFHMATLGGASLCGFDDVGNFAPGAQFDALWVKPRSPGMWVEDGEAVESVFEKWLFTGDDRDIATVWVQGRRVAGAEKA; this is encoded by the exons ATGACGCAGAACGGGTTGCTCGACGcgagtagcagcagcaggggcaCGAGCACTG CAACAGCATACCACGGCCCCGTGGTACACAGTCTCAGCCTGACGCAGCTCGAGGTCCTGCCCAGCGCTTTACTCGTCGTCtccgacggccgcgtcgttTCGCTCGACAAGgatgtcgcgcgcgccgatgTGTCGCACTTGCTCGCCTCGCGAGGCGTCAGCGCGGACATCgtgcacgtcgacgaggggtTCCTCTGCCCCGGGCTGATAGACACACATACC CACGCACCCCAGTACCCCAacaacggcctcggcgggtcgctcgagctcctccccTGGCTCCAGACGCTCACCTTCCCGCTCGAGACGCGCTTCTCCGACctgacgctcgcgcggcgcatcTTCTCGCAGGTCATCGACCGCACACTGGCCGCAGGCACCACAACGTCGTGCTACTACTCGACGCTAcacgtcgacgccagcgtTCTCCTGGCGCAGCTgtgcgccgaggcggggcaGCGCGCGTTCGTCGGGCGGTGCAGTATGAACCGCTTCTGCTCGGACGACTACGTCGAGGCGtccaccgcctcctcgatGGCGAGCACCAAGGCGTTCCTCGCGCAGGTGTCCTCGCTCCCCTCCATCGTCAAGCCGATCCTCACCCCGCGCTTCGCTATCAGCTGCACGCCCGACCtcctctcggcgctcggcgagctggccgcgcAGACGGGCCTGCCGATCCAGACCCACATCGCGGAGAACACGTCCGAGTGTGCCGAGATCCGCCGCCTGTTCCCCGCTTCTGCGACCTATGCAGGCGTGTACGCCGCCCACGGgctgctgacgccgcgcacgatcctcgcgcacgccgtgcacctcgacgacgcggagcgCGATGTGATCGCCTCGCACGGCGCAGGCATCTCGCACTGCCCCGCGTCCAACACCAACCTCAActctggcgcggcgcgcgtgctcgacatgCTCGCGCACGGCATCAAGGTCGGGCTGGGGAGCGACTGCTCGGGCGGGTgcagcctcggcatcctGCCGCAGATCCGGGACGCGCGGACCGTCTCGCGCAGCCTCGCGTTCGAGGGGCTCGCGGAGCGCGGGCTCAGCATTGCCGAGCTGTTCCACATGGCtaccctcggcggcgcgagcctgTGCGGGTTCGACGACGTGGGTAACTTTGCCCCTGGGGCCCAGTTTGACGCGCTCTGGGTGAAGCCCCGCAGCCCCGGCATGtgggtcgaggacggcgaggcagTCGAAAGCGTGTTTGAGAAGTGGCTCTTCACGGGGGACGACCGCGACATTGCGACGGTGTGGGTACAGGGCCGGCGCGTGGCGGGCGCCGAGAAGGCATAA